A genomic stretch from Oreochromis niloticus isolate F11D_XX linkage group LG11, O_niloticus_UMD_NMBU, whole genome shotgun sequence includes:
- the uts2r3 gene encoding urotensin-2 receptor, translating to MDLSGSLPPPSPYTFPFISNFSVPSSSPSTSPSPSFASTVVFCSFLSLLSLLGITGNLYTLVLLLRRRRRSRRRCGALPACCLTRLPMPSCLANSSSPTSSTSSSSSLHLQVLSLALADLLYLFTAPFIVYDSLASGWAFGELGCRLLLSLDLLTMHASIFTLTAMSLDRYRAVADPLHTSSSNSSKLLRVGLAWGLAVALSLPMMITLHLEDGDDQEGQLCVPAWDEESSKAYLSVLFCTSILGPGLAIGALYATLGRLYWVSQTRPAWATDNNNACPPRAPKPKVLLLILGIVLAFWACFLPFWIWQLLPLYKPDILRTVPVGTQVTVNRILTGLTYGNSCVNPFFYTLLTGKRKSNRQLLTSANQMCRKSSSLE from the coding sequence atggaccttTCAGGTTCTTTGCCACCACCCTCTCCCTACACCTTCCCTTTTATTTCCAATTTCTCTGTgccttcctcctctccttccACCTCTCCATCACCCAGTTTTGCATCCACAGTTGTCTTCTGctccttcctctctctcctctccttgCTGGGCATCACAGGAAACCTCTACACTTTGGTCCTCCTTTTGAGGCGCAGGAGAAGAAGCAGGAGAAGATGTGGAGCATTACCAGCCTGCTGCCTGACAAGACTACCTATGCCATCATGCCTTGCCAACTCTAGTTCTCCTACCTCCtctacctcctcctcctcctctcttcaccTCCAGGTGCTGAGTCTTGCTCTAGCTGACCTGTTGTATCTTTTCACCGCACCTTTCATCGTGTATGACAGCCTGGCATCTGGCTGGGCCTTTGGCGAGCTTGGATGCCGCCTCCTGctgagcctggatctcctcacCATGCACGCCTCCATCTTTACTCTCACCGCCATGAGTTTGGACCGTTACAGAGCTGTGGCTGACCCACTACACACTTCAtcctccaactcctccaagCTGCTGCGTGTAGGCCTCGCCTGGGGGCTAGCGGTGGCTCTCAGCCTGCCCATgatgatcacactgcacctggAAGATGGGGAtgaccaggagggccagctgTGCGTCCCAGCATGGGATGAGGAGAGCTCCAAAGCCTATCTGAGTGTGCTTTTCTGCACTAGCATTCTCGGTCCCGGGCTGGCCATTGGAGCACTTTATGCAACACTGGGTCGCCTTTACTGGGTGTCACAGACACGACCAGCCTGGGCCACTGACAACAACAATGCTTGTCCTCCTCGTGCTCCCAAACCCAAAGTCCTACTCCTCATCCTGGGGATTGTCCTGGCCTTTTGGGCCTGCTTTCTTCCCTTCTGGATCTGGCAGCTGCTGCCTCTCTACAAGCCTGACATACTGCGGACAGTCCCAGTGGGCACACAGGTGACAGTGAATCGTATCCTCACAGGTCTGACTTACGGAAACTCTTGTGTGAATCCATTCTTTTACACACTGTTGACTGGAAAACGAAAAAGCAACCGACAGCTGCTGACATCAGCAAATCAGATGTGCCGCAAAAGCAGCTCTCTGGAGTAG
- the kcnj14 gene encoding ATP-sensitive inward rectifier potassium channel 14 encodes MGAARVKRRFSAVVDGPVEEEEVMRLAQSAADTSGGGGSPAGSGTPTSPSPTHALNGKALPLQSNTNNARRHGAIGESAGGDAGGEGGLRGGRMCSGPKSGRGSSVGGRGEGRSSSDQDSLSSPSTTSRRRKKRSTRRPRQRFVGKDGRCNVTFVNMSERGQRYLSDLFTTCVDIRWRWMLVIFTLSFILSWLLFGFAFWLIASAHGDLSIRLTPSSSSSPGSGDAGSGGESDREAVVEEPCFFQVNSFMAAFLFSLETQTSIGYGFRSVTEECPLAVVAVVLQCIVGCIIDAFIIGAVMAKIAKPKKRNETLVFSDTAVVALRDGKLCMMWRVGNLRKSHLVEAHVRAQLLKSRVTPEGEYLPLDNVDINVGFDTGTDRIFLVSPVTIVHEINEESPFFEMDQKTLENDSDLEVVVILEGMVEATAMTTQCRSSYLATEILWGHRFEPVLFERKDGYQVDYSFFHRTYEIPNTPSCSAKDLAEQKYIQSSRSSFCYENEVALQLASPDGELGQNLEFASPPTRRQSLAEHLHYN; translated from the exons ATGGGGGCAGCACGTGTAAAACGACGCTTCAGTGCTGTGGTGGATGGGccagtggaggaggaggaggtcatGAGGCTAGCACAGAGTGCTGCAGATACATCTGGCGGAGGGGGGAGCCCAGCGGGGTCAGGGACCCCAACCAGCCCCTCTCCGACCCATGCCCTCAATGGCAAAGCTCTGCCTCTTCAGAGCAACACCAACAATGCCCGGAGGCATGGTGCCATTGGAGAGTCAGCTGGAGGAGATGCAGGAGGAGAAGGTGGGTTGAGAGGAGGAAGAATGTGTTCAGGGCCCAAGAGTGGAAGAGGCAGTAGTGTAGGAGGGAGAGGGGAAGGCCGTTCTTCATCAGATCAGGATTCACTCTCTTCCCCCTCCACTACCAGCCGGCGACGCAAGAAGCGCTCAACCCGCCGGCCCCGACAACGCTTTGTGGGCAAGGACGGACGCTGCAACGTCACCTTTGTCAACATGAGCGAGAGGGGCCAGCGGTACCTCAGTGACCTCTTTACCACTTGCGTGGACATCCGCTGGCGATGGATGCTGGTCATCTTCACTCTCTCCTTCATTCTCTCCTGGCTGCTCTTTGGATTTGCCTTCTGGCTCATTGCCTCCGCACATGGAGACCTCTCCATTCGGCTTACCCCCAGCTCAAGTTCATCTCCAGGATCAGGAGATGCTGGCTCTGGAGGAGAGTCTGATAGAGAGGCAGTGGTTGAGGAGCCATGCTTCTTCCAGGTGAACAGCTTCATGGCAGCCTTTCTGTTCTCCTTGGAGACGCAGACATCCATCGGTTATGGCTTCAGAAGTGTGACCGAAGAATGTCCCCTGGCGGTGGTGGCGGTCGTTTTGCAGTGCATTGTGGGCTGCATAATTGACGCCTTCATAATCGGGGCAGTCATGGCAAAGATTGCCAAGCCCAAGAAGCGCAACGAGACCCTGGTGTTCTCCGACACGGCTGTAGTGGCGCTGAGAGATGGAAAACTCTGTATGATGTGGAGGGTCGGAAACCTACGCAAAAGCCATCTGGTAGAAGCACACGTCAGAGCACAACTACTGAAG TCAAGGGTGACACCAGAGGGAGAGTACCTCCCACTGGACAACGTGGACATCAACGTGGGGTTTGACACCGGCACTGACCGCATCTTCTTGGTCTCGCCTGTAACAATTGTCCATGAAATCAATGAAGAGTCACCTTTCTTTGAGATGGACCAAAAAACGCTGGAGAACGACTCTGACCTGGAGGTGGTGGTCATACTTGAAGGCATGGTGGAGGCCACAGCCATGACCACGCAGTGCCGTAGCTCCTATCTGGCTACTGAAATCCTCTGGGGACACCGCTTTGAACCAGTGCTCTTCGAGAGGAAAGATGGCTACCAG GTGGATTACTCGTTTTTCCATCGGACCTACGAAATCCCAAACACACCTTCCTGCAGTGCTAAAGATCTGGCCGAGCAGAAGTACATTCAGAGTTCACGGTCGTCATTCTGTTATGAGAACGAAGTAGCTCTGCAGCTTGCCTCCCCTGACGGTGAGCTGGGTCAAAACCTTGAGTTTGCCTCCCCACCGACCCGGAGGCAATCCCTGGCAGAACATCTCCACTACAACTGA